In Cicer arietinum cultivar CDC Frontier isolate Library 1 chromosome 7, Cicar.CDCFrontier_v2.0, whole genome shotgun sequence, a single window of DNA contains:
- the LOC101492686 gene encoding lysine-specific demethylase JMJ26 produces MEVVFPRQGQSKQHADDKLKFSGCSKAFGTSKRKAEETYKSGDEKAEPEGKEEQSNQDTNIKPAKIPRCSKAFGISNKRRFQECHRHHHDTNSKVKKKIVECSEETPNLPSKKRYEPKKLAASNKKWELEDDLFMDDFEQDDEILFLLKTKNRGRASKIDNVMDVQQNTRKCHQCTKKERTAFLPCTKCSKMYCMRCINQWYPDMSIEEVAESCPFCRKNCNCNVCLRSKGTIKTSNMGITNYEKAQYLQYMINLLLPYMKQICHEQSQEEGIEAKLQGKSSSDMEIPQSLCGDNERVYCDYCATSIIDLHRSCPKCSYELCLRCCQEIRDGSITPRAEMKFQYVNRGYDYMHGGDPLPASCDLETLDGHLEISTKWNAKSDGSVSCAPKEMGGCGSSVLELRRILPHGWMSDLEEKAHDILKIWEIEXXXXXXXXXSNYNSMRKKSFTEGTNDNNIYCSESRDFLKEGMLLFQKHWCNGEPIIVRDVLKQGTGLSWEPMVMWRALCENMASDISSKMTEVKAIDCMANCEVAINTRKFFKGYIEGRTYGNLWPEMLKLKDWPPSDKFEDLLPRHCDEFIRSLPFQQYTDPRAGILNLAVKLPAHVLKPDMGPKTYIAYGIREELGRGDSVTKLHCDMSDAVNILTHTEEVLLTAEQHSTISKLKEAHKAQDESENGAPERVAICLNGRPCNNSEHIENKEILECKDMDNRPIEISGNIFQNDVSEEAIFPDNCTENETKVTGSALWDIFRREDTEKLGAYLRKHSKEFRHTYCSRVKQVVHPIHDQCFYLNLEHKKKLKEEFGVEPWTFEQKLGEAVFIPAGCPHQVRNLKSCTKVAVDFVSPENVHECLRLTEEFRQLPKNHKAREDKLEIKKMIVYAVDQAVKDLKALLNCA; encoded by the exons ATGGAAGTAGTATTTCCTAGACAAGGACAGTCAAAGCAACATGCCGATGATAAGCTGAAGTTCTCGGGATGCTCAAAAGCTTTTGGAACTTCGAAGAGAAAGGCTGAAGAAACTTATAAGTCTGGTGATGAGAAAGCAGAACCAGAAGGGAAAGAAGAACAGTCGAATCAGGATACTAACATTAAGCCGGCCAAAATCCCAAGATGTTCAAAAGCTTTTGGAATTTCAAATAAGAGAAGATTTCAAGAATGTCACAGACATCATCATGATACAAAttcaaaagtgaaaaaaaagaTTGTGGAATGTTCAGAGGAGACACCCAATCTGCCATCTAAGAAACGATATGAGCCAAAGAAGCTTGCTGCCTCAAACAAAAAATGGGAACTTGAAGATGATCTCTTTATGGATGATTTTGAACAAGATGACGAAATTCTTTTTCTTCTCAAGACAAAGAACAGGGGCAGAGCTAGTAAAATCGATAATGTAATG GATGTTCAACAAAATACCCGGAAATGTCACCAGTGCACGAAAAAGGAAAGAACAGCTTTTTTGCCTTGTACTAAATGTTCAAAAATGTACTGTATGCGATGCATTAATCAATG GTACCCTGATATGTCAATAGAAGAAGTTGCTGAAAGTTGCCCATTTTGCCGTAAAAATTGCAATTGCAATGTTTGCTTGCGTTCGAAAGGAACAATTAAG ACATCTAACATGGGGATCACCAATTACGAAAAAGCTCAGTATCTGCAATACATGATTAACTTACTCCTTCCATATATGAAACAAATCTGTCATGAACAAAGTCAAGAGGAAGGTATTGAAGCTAAATTACAAG GAAAATCTTCTTCGGATATGGAGATACCACAAAGTCTTTGTGGTGACAATGAACGTGTCTATTG TGATTATTGTGCCACTTCAATTATTGATCTTCATCGAAGCTGCCCCAAGTGTTCCTATGAGCTTTGCCTTAGATGTTGCCAAGAAATACGCGATGGAAGCATTACACCCCGAGCTGAGATGAAGTTCCAATATGTGAATAGGGGCTATGATTATATGCATGGTGGTGACCCTCTACCAGCGTCTTGTGATCTAGAGACTTTGGATGGTCATCTTGAAATATCTACCAAGTGGAATGCCAAGAGTGATGGAAGTGTTAGTTGTGCACCAAAGGAGATGGGGGGTTGTGGTAGTTCTGTGTTGGAGCTGAGGCGCATCCTCCCACATGGGTGGATGTCTGACTTGGAAGAAAAAGCTCATGATATACTGAAAATTTGGGAAATTGAA NNNNNNNNNNNNNNNNNNNNNNNNNTATCAAACTACAACTCTATGAGGAAGAAATCCTTTACAGAAGGCACAAATGACAATAACATATACTGTTCAGAGTCAAGAGACTTTTTAAAAGAAGGGATGTTGCTCTTCCAAAAACATTGGTGTAATGGCGAACCTATTATAGTTCGTGATGTTCTCAAACAAGGGACAGGTCTGAGCTGGGAGCCAATGGTCATGTGGCGAGCATTGTGTGAAAATATGGCTTCAGATATCAGTTCAAAAATGACAGAAGTGAAGGCCATCGATTGCATGGCCAATTGCGAG GTAGCAATTAATACTCGTAAGTTCTTTAAAGGTTATATAGAGGGAAGAACATATGGAAATCTGTGGCCAGAGATGCTCAAGCTAAAAGATTGGCCCCCCTCTGATAAATTTGAAGATCTTTTGCCCCGTCATTGTGATGAATTTATTCGATCCTTGCCATTTCAACAGTATACTGATCCTCGGGCTGGAATTCTCAATCTGGCTGTAAAGTTGCCAGCCCATGTCCTAAAACCTGACATGGGTCCAAAAACATATATTGCTTATGGGATTAGAGAAGAACTTGGTAGGGGAGACTCTGTAACAAAGCTTCACTGTGATATGTCAGATGCG GTGAATATTTTGACCCATACAGAGGAGGTATTATTAACTGCTGAGCAGCATTCTACTATTTCCAAATTGAAAGAAGCACACAAGGCACAAGATGAGAGCGAAAATGGTGCTCCAGAGAGGGTTGCTATATGCCTAAATGGCCGACCTTGCAACAACAGCGAACACATAGAAAATAAGGAAATATTAGAATGCAAAGATATGGATAACCGTCCTATTGAAATCAGTGGAAATATCTTTCAAAATGATGTGTCTGAGGAGGCCATCTTTCCTGATAATTGTACAGAAAATGAAACAAAGGTAACAGGTAGTGCTCTGTGGGATATTTTTCGGAGAGAAGATACTGAAAAGTTAGGAGCATATCTAAGAAAACACTCTAAAGAATTCAGGCATACTTATTGTTCACGGGTTAAACAG GTTGTACATCCAATTCATGACCAgtgtttttatttgaatttggagCACAAAAAGAAGTTGAAGGAGGAGTTTG GTGTAGAGCCGTGGACTTTTGAGCAAAAACTTGGGGAGGCAGTATTTATTCCTGCCGGATGCCCGCATCAAGTCAGGAATCTCAAG TCATGCACAAAAGTTGCTGTAGACTTTGTATCCCCCGAAAATGTCCATGAGTGTCTTCGTTTGACTGAAGAATTTCGTCAGCTCCCAAAGAACCACAAAGCTAGAGAAGATAAACTTGAG ATAAAGAAGATGATAGTTTATGCGGTTGATCAAGCTGTCAAAGACCTAAAAGCTTTACTCAATTGTGCTTGA
- the LOC101493021 gene encoding leucine--tRNA ligase, chloroplastic/mitochondrial yields the protein MLHSHLHLNVQLLSPHSSSSSFLFPSSKFRIIPSPTPIKRTSSSTLRLRSSNLRIKNSSTNNELNETENKKPLQHTVNRPYPFHEIEPKWQRFWDKYRTFRTPDDDIDTSKPKYYVLDMFPYPSGAGLHVGHPLGYTATDILARFKRMQGYNVLHPMGWDAFGLPAXXHLFQTGTHPKLTTVRNINRFRDQLKSLGFSYDWDREVSTIEPDYYKWTQWIFLQLLKRGLAYQAEVPVNWCPALGTVLANEEVIDGVSERGGHPVVRKPMRQWMLKITAYADRLLEDLDDLDWPESVKEMQRNWIGRSEGAELEFYILDGDGKERDIQIIVYTTRPDTIFGATYLVVAPEHSLLSSLVSSAQSKHVEDYIDLASRKSDRERTELQKEKTGVFTGCYAKNPANGEAIPIWVADYVLGSYGTGAVMAVPGHDSRDYEFALKYDIPIRWVVMPDDKSTNESGKAFPGEGIIVNSSNTLMGLDINGLCSKEAALKVIDWAEKSGNGKKKVNYKLRDWLFARQRYWGEPIPVIFLDDSDEAVPLQETELPLILPELDDFSPTGSGEPPLSKAVSWVKTTDISGRQATRDTNTMPQWAGSCWYYLRFMDPTNSKELVDKTKERYWGPVDVYVGGAEHAVLHLLYARFWHKVLFDIGVVSTKEPFQCVINQGIILGEVQYMACRDEDGNLISADSADMLNGHNLERISEEKVMKSGDSFVLKENPGIRLVARAHKMSKSRGNVVNPDDVISEYGADSLRLYEMFMGPLRDSKTWSTSGIEGVHRFLGRTWRLIVGLPLSDGTFKDRTISVDEEPTIEQLRCLHKCIAKVTEEIEGTRFNTGISAMMEFLNAAYKWDKHPRSVVEAFVLLLSPYAPHMAEELWSRLGHTTSLAYEPFPKANPAYLKDSTIVLPVQINGKTRGTIQVEETCTEEDAFALASSDEKLSKYLHGQSVRKRIYVPGKILNVVLDRKNIKVGVQ from the exons ATGCTGCACTCTCATCTTCATCTCAATGTCCAATTACTTTCACCACACTcctcttcatcttcattcctCTTCCCCTCTTCTAAATTCAGGATTATTCCCTCTCCCACTCCAATCAAAAGAACCTCTTCTTCCACACTCAGATTACGCAGTTCCAATCTCCGCATCAAGAACTCATCCACGAATAACGAACTGAACGAAACGGAGAATAAGAAACCGTTGCAACATACGGTCAATAGACCTTACCCTTTCCATGAAATTGAGCCCAAGTGGCAGCGTTTTTGGGACAAATATCGCACTTTCAGAACCCCTGATGATGATATTGACACATCAAAACCTAAATATTACGTTCTCGACATGTTCCCTTACCCTAG TGGAGCTGGGTTACACGTTGGACATCCACTTGGATACACTGCAACTGATATTCTAGCTAGGTTTAAACGAATGCAAGGATATAACGTGTTGCATCCAATGGGTTGGGATGCTTTTGGATTGCCTGCNNNNN tgcATTTGTTTCAGACAGGAACTCACCCAAAGCTCACCACTGTGAGGAATATCAATCGTTTTCGGGATCAG TTGAAATCATTAGGATTCTCATATGACTGGGATCGTGAAGTATCTACCATAGAACCTGATTATTACAAATGGACTCAATGGATCTTTCTACAGCTTTTAAAGAGAGGATTGGCATATCAG GCTGAAGTTCCAGTTAACTGGTGCCCTGCACTAGGCACGGTGTTGGCCAATGAGGAGGTTATTGATGGTGTTAGTGAACGCGGTGGTCATCCTGTTGTAAGAAAG CCGATGAGGCAATGGATGCTCAAGATTACTGCATATGCTGACCGTCTTCTGGAGGATTTAGATGACCTTGACTGGCCTGAAAGTGTAAAAGAAATGCAGAGAAATTGGATAGGGAGGTCAGAAGGGGCTGAGTTGGAATTTTACATTCTTGATGGTGATGGAAAGGAGAGAGACATACAGATTATTGTATATACTACCAGGCCTGATACGATCTTTGGAGCAAC TTACTTAGTTGTGGCACCAGAGCATTCCTTGCTGTCATCATTAGTTTCCTCTGCCCAGAGCAAGCAT GTGGAGGATTATATTGACCTTGCCTCAAGGAAGAGTGACCGTGAGAGAACAGAGCTTCAGAAGGAAAAGACCGGAGTCTTCACTGGTTGTTATGCAAAAAATCCAGCAAACGGGGAAGCCATTCCAATATGGGTGGCAGATTATGTTTTGGGGAG TTATGGAACAGGAGCAGTCATGGCTGTGCCAGGACATGATTCACGTGATTATGAATTTGCTTTGAAGTATGACATTCCTATTCGCTGGGTTGTGATGCCAGATGATAAAAGCACTAATGAGTCTGGAAAGGCTTTTCCAGGTGAAGGTATTATTGTAAATTCATCAAATACGTTAATGGGGCTCGACATTAATGGTTTGTGTAGCAAAGAAGCTGCTCTAAAAGTCATTGATTGGGCAGAGAAAAGTGGCAATGGAAAGAAAAAG GTGAACTACAAGTTAAGGGACTGGCTTTTTGCTCGGCAGCGTTACTGGGGTGAACCTATCCCTGTCATCTTCTTGGATGACAGTGATGAAGCTGTCCCATTGCAGGAGACTGAACTGCCCCTTATTCTACCTGAATTGGATGATTTTTCTCCCACAGGATCAGGGGAACCTCCTCTGTCTAAGGCAGTGTCATGG GTGAAAACTACAGATATATCTGGAAGACAAGCTACTAGGGATACAAATACCATGCCACAGTGGGCTGGTTCATGCTG GTACTATTTGAGATTTATGGACCCAACTAATTCCAAAGAACTGGTTGATAAGACAAAAGAAAG GTATTGGGGTCCTGTTGATGTGTATGTTGGTGGTGCTGAGCATGCTGTTCTCCATTTACTGTATGCTAGGTTCTGGCACAAG GTTCTCTTTGACATTGGTGTTGTGTCCACCAAGGAACCCTTCCAATGTGTCATAAACCAGGGGATTATCCTTGGGGAG GTTCAATATATGGCTTGTAGGGATGAAGATGGAAATCTGATATCTGCTGATTCTGCTGATATGTTGAACGGACATAATCTAGAAAGAATTTCCGAGGAAAAG GTCATGAAATCTGGGGATTCTTTTGTCCTGAAAGAAAATCCTGGCATACGTTTAGTTGCCCGGGCTCATAAAATGAGTAAAAGCAGGGGAAATGTTGTTAATCCTGATGATGTCATTTCTGAGTATGGTGCTGATTCTCTTCGTTTGTATGAAATGTTCATGGGACCATTGAG AGACTCAAAAACATGGAGTACTAGTGGCATTGAAGGAGTACATCGGTTTTTAGGTAGAACTTGGAGGCTGATTGTTGGCTTACCTTTGTCTGACGGCACATTTAAGGATAGAACTATATCAGTTGATGAGGAGCCTACTATAGAACAACTTCGTTGTCTTCATAAATGCATTGCTAAG GTGACAGAGGAAATTGAAGGCACACGGTTCAATACTGGAATTTCTGCAATGATGGAGTTCCTTAATGCAGCATATAAG TGGGATAAACATCCAAGATCAGTGGTTGAGGCTTTTGTTTTGCTGCTATCACCGTATGCGCCACACATGGCCGAGGAGCTTTGGTCTCGTCTAGGGCACACAACATCATTAGCCTATGAGCCTTTTCCTAAG GCGAATCCTGCTTATCTGAAGGATTCAACAATAGTCCTACCAGTTCAGATTAATGGCAAGACAAGAGGTACCATCCAGGTTGAAGAAACATGTACAGAGGAGGATGCTTTTGCATTAGCATCTAGTGATGAAAAGCTATCCAAGTATTTGCATGGTCAATCTGTCAGGAAAAGAATTTATGTCCCTGGCAAGATCTTGAATGTTGTTCTGGACCGTAAAAACATCAAGGTTGGCGTACAGTAG